The DNA sequence aacctaaaaagaggcgaTTGAATCGTCTCTTTTTTTTGGGCATACGATgatatattggattttttaatgCCATTATGTTTGTaaaaaatgttttgaaaaatagatttattaaacacaaaaaaaaatctatttttattttcaaaaatataaaaagttgtttctgctatttctagatacaaaaacaatgaaaacgttatcaaacgatgaCTTAGTTTCGATTAGTTTTGATGTAGTACGATTTGGGATTGAACCCAGTCCAACAAGCTTTGGTTTGACAATTCAATCTCATTTGGTGGGGTCCGATTTCACTGGTTACCTTATTGTCGCATCCGATTCCAATCGCTACTTGTGTCACCCTCGAATATATAACAGCCAGGGATCCATTATTAGTGCCCCAATGACGGATCGAGTCTTCTATAACGCGACAGGGCGTGTAGCGCGAGCTTTACATGACATCCTCCATCATCGTACACTCCGTCTCTATCGTCTCTATCATCGTACACTCCGTCTGGTTTGAGTTTTTATGTCTTCCTTAATGAGGGGTCCCCACTTCAATAAAAGCACGATTACAATGAAAATCAGGTCTTCGGTCAGTAGATTCTTCGTTGAAGACAATGTAACTGTAGGTCCCACCTCAATAATGATAACTGATAGTGACAATGTAGGTGATATGATTTAAATGTAaggtaataataaaatattctaAGGCTTTACTAATATATATGGAGAATCGTCCCATGCATTTCTCCCCATCTCCAGCCTCTCCGGACTTAGTTGGCATTGCCTCTCTTTTGCTTAAAGAGTCGTATTTCCTATCCTTTACTCCACACACACATTCAATATGCAAGGTTCACATGTCCTCTCCTCCCACCCAATGCACCTTTCCTCCGGGAGAAAATGCCGGAAACTCACAACCGGAAACTCTAAATTACGGCGGCAATTAGTCTCAGCTGTGGCGGCACCACCTGCACCTCGGCAAACCACCGCCATTGTGCCACCAGAGAAGGTGGAGCTGTTCAAGTCACTTAACGGATGGGCGGGAGAAAATATCTTGCCACTGCTAAAACCTGTGGAGAAAAGTTGGCAGCCGCACGATTTCTTGCCGGACTCATCCTTACCGTCGGAGGAATTTGTGGAGCAAGTTCTGACCTTACGTGACCGAACGGCAGAATTGCCAGACGATTACTTAGTTGTATTGGTGGGTGACTTGATCACAGAAGAGGCTGTGCCCACCTACATGTCGCTTCTCAACAGAATGGAAGGAGTTAAAGATGAGACCGGAACCAGCCCGGATCCTTGGTCTATTTGGATACGACATTGGACGGCCGAAGAGAACCGGCACGGCGACCTGCTCAACAAGTACTTGTACTTGTCTGGACGCGTCAATATGCCTATGATCGAGCGTACTATACAGAACCTTATTGGCTCCGGCATGGTGAGTTTTTGTTTTAATGTTTATTGACAACCCTAGTCCATTAGATGTGCTGAGATTTTGACCTAACTGTTTGTCTACTTTGTGTAATGCCACAGACTCTAGCAACACAAATCACTCCATACAGCGGACTCGTGTACACATCATTTCAAGAACGAGCAACATTCATAACACATGGCAAAACAGCTAATTTGGCAAACCGTAGTGGGGATCCTGTGTTAGCACGTATATGTGGCACAATTGCAGCGGACGAGAAGCGGCATGAAAATGCCTATCAGAAGATGGTGGAGAAATTGTTAGAAGTGGACCCCACAGAAACCATGATAACGATTGCTGACGTATTGGGTCATAACATCACCATGCCCGCCAGCTTGATGTATGATGGTGAGAACTCAAATCTCTTCAACCATTTCTCCATTGTCACACAAAAGCTAGGTGTCTACACCATCGCAGACTATGCTGATATCTTGGAGTTCCTAGTTGGGCGATGGAAGCTAGAGAAGATAGGGGGCCTTGACGGAAAAGCCCAAGAAGCTCAGGATTTCGTTTGTGGGTTGCCACGCAAGATTAGGAGGCTACAAGAACGGGCCGAAGAACGAGCCCAGAAGTTGAAGCCTCAAACCATGCGTTTAAGCTGGATCTTCAACCGGGAGATCACCGTGTAGCTCCaaatatgtaaaaaataaaaaataaagtgttgTATTTGCTATgtattcttggaatagattttGGATTTAAATCGCATTCTAAATCCATAATATGTTCTTAAATCCAATAATCTATTTCaaaaaatgcataccaaacacaacagATATAAGATATTATAAGCCATAATAATATAGTATTGCTCtatagttatttttttttcccctgtaaAATAAGTTATGAACTCTATAGCTGTAATTAATGTGGCTGGTTGATATCTAAATGATTCATTAGCGAAATTGAGGATAATCTGAATTCTTCCTTAGAGAAAGTGAATTTTTAAGTGGAATATTTTTATTGGTATGAAACTTTTCTGAATTATTTTCCATCGAAATTGAATTCTGTTTCATCATCAGTAACAAACTCTACGGCCCCACCtctccaaaataataataataataataataataataacaacataCGCCATAGGGAACAAGAACAAATGACATGTCTTCATCCACGAAGTAAATATAAagttttattaaattttactaaAAATATTGTAGTCAAACTTCCACAAAATGATATGGTATTATTTTGCTCTCACGTTAgactctttattattttttctcttattctccCAATGTGGACCCCTTGTAAATCCTCACCTAAGTAAATAATGTTGTTTCGCATGGTCCTTGTGCCTGACATAGAAGAGGCAAAATGACTACGCTGCCTCTTATGGATGGCGAAAATCCTATCCTTATTAAAGCTCCCACGAACTCCCATCGACCCACGCAGATGCAAGGGCTAGGTTGCCTTAGATCCGGCTTATCTCCATGGATTCCATGGGATAGGCAACCATTCCATGGTTGGAGGATCCGGACACATGTCTTTAGGTCACCCTAGCTGGGGGATGATTCCTTGTTCCTTGGGCTCCAAGGAGAGAAAACCAATCGGGTTGCTTTTCAGGAAACTCTCTCCCATATTGCTTTTATAAATagtattttatctttcttattctctattttatttctcGCACCTCCCATGTATTGCATTGCATGTATCTACAAACATATATAGTACCAAAAAGTAAATGATCACAAGGATTTAATTGGTGGCAGACTCAAAAAGTAATCTCTTGACAAGAAAGCAAATGTCATTGACTTTTGATATAAGATTCAAACCATCCACTGCTGTAGTTAGTAAATTTGAAATGGCAATAATACATGAACGGATATTTattgaaattaaataattaattatatggaaatttaaaaaattctgtACAGTAAAATGTGCATAGCAATGATAGATATGTGTTTAATACGGTTGTTCAGTAAAAATTTGGAAGCAAAAATATAtgtttattttggtattaagagtaaactaaaattaaatgtttataactaaattctaatatctcATGTTTTGATTAACACCTAAATTCAATCTAGCTTTTCAATTAGggatcatttctttttttttttttttatatttaatattaattaagtttaaccGTGTCTATAATCGCAAATGTTGATAGGTGATCCATTTTCCACTTTCTATCATAgcaaacaacaacaataataataataataataataataataataataataataataataataataataataataataataataataataataataatatgtggATAaacatttaacaaattaaaatattatcattgatattatcttatcaaacaagaaaacCCATATCAATCCTTACTAATGTGGATCCAaattctaaaaccaaaatcagatcACGTACATGTCCATTTAGATATTCAATCCTAATAACCAATGGCAGATTCATAATTACGGTAAGATTTTAAATTGGGtgaaaaaattgtaattaaGTAGGCTTAATAGGCTAATGGATAGGAACAAGAGGGTGGACACATAAGGTGTTGATTAATAGATTTAGGACAAATTTGGAATGAAGTTAAATAAATGGTATAAGGTAATAAAGGAAATAAGGAGGTGtcatataaaaaaataggttgaaattaataaaataagagagggagaagcgtgtcatccactttttttttttttcaaaatcaagaaACTTGCGGACTGTTAAAAGtgtctttttgatttttgggattgaattttttttctcctcaaaCTAAATGTATCAATAAATATAAAACATATTATACACATTTTATAATATGGATACCTATAGAAAGCAGTTATAATATGGATTTTTATGGATGGATACGTCAAATTGTGACTTATTTATTGAAACGTTCAGACATGAAAAAAATACGCGTATTATATGAATTTACTATGGTTGTGattatttattatcattttcatctcttcatttctttctttttcgaAAACCTCCATTAGAGCTATGTGAGAAAAATGACCCATCCTCTAAAAATACTTTGATGGATCCATTAAAAGATGACTGTAGAGTTGCCACCTCCTAGTAGAAAAAATATAGCTCTATGATAGTAATTCCTTCATAAAAGGTAGGTACGTACTTTGTCATAAGAGTGTCAATTTGTTCAGTTCTGATTATTAGTTTCGTTTTAGTTCGGTTTATATTTTGACAAGGTTAAATCAAAAGTACATGGATAAGAATCAgtcaaaatcagaatcatttTGCATTCAGGTTGGTTTCACTGTTTCTTACTCGATTTTTGTTATCCTGTTTACAAATGGTTTACATTTAGTTTGTAGCGCCAACTCATCTTCGGTTTCACCTTTGCATCCTTTAATTCTATTTATTCTACTTCATATATGGATATATAATTAGTGTAACTTGTGAGGTGACATCACATTCGATAAAAAAAAAGCAGGTATTTTGAATAATAATTCTTACACCTATCAAGGTATTTTGAATAACTTGGCGATGTGATCATTTTATATATAGTGTTTAGCATTTTGCTTTGTagctatttgtttttttttccttaataataagggaaaattacGCTCCACTTCCCTGTAGTTTGCTGAAATTAcacgtggatccaagggtttgaacgaattaCGGCCCCTCTCCTatagttttaaaaattcttacaattaggtccaaTCCGTTAGTCACCGTGAAATTGAGACTGTTAGTTAATGATGTCACCTTATATGATGCATCTTAatgccaaaaatacccttatattAAGATGAACTAATACACCCTTCccttaaaacaaacaaaagaaggttatatttccttcttcttcagcCTAGCACTTCTTTTTCAACTTAGTTCTTCTACAACCTCATGCTTTTGCAACCTCAGATTAGTTCTTCTGCAACCTCTAATCTTGTAAGTCGTTCCTATTTCAAAAGCCTCATGCAAATCCATGGCCATCAATTTGATCATCCCTTATTTTGATGGTCATATCTCCCCAGACCCCTCCACAAAAATCCCATCTTATTTATCAAGGAAGAGAACCAACAGAGAACACACATGGAGAATTAATTTCTGGGTTAGAAACAATCCTCTAATCATTAAAATATATCTATAGGCTCAGAAGTTTGATCTAATTAATGGGCTGTCATAAAAACAGAGGTGAAATTGATGCAACCAAACTCACACCTCTCACTTTCAATTCTGTCCTTACCTCTCTTCTTCTGAAATTATCATGTTATACTTCTATTTAACCAAACCCCTAAGTCACATTTTCTAGAATCGAAAGTTTCCTTGGTTCATATCTAAACCCTAGAAAGCACAAAGGATTTCTTGGTTCGAGAATTGAAAGTGTGAGGTGTGGTTCCAGATTGAGAATTTCCAAAATCTCTCAAGCTTGAGTGGCATCTGGTAAGCCTGACGTTTGAAGATTTTCTTCTCTCCAAAGTGTGAAATTGATGCAACTGAACTCCTATAATTGATGagtatattttattttccaaaatcaagaAGTGTTTCCTTCGTTATCCTCAATTTTGATTGAGGGAGGAGGTAAAAGTGGAACCCACCACCACCCACAGCAACAAACACCGACTAAAAAATCCTAGGTGGAAGATGAAATCGGACCACCATCAGCGAATTGGGTAATTGGAATGAAGAAAATCCATATCATCCTCACTCTCTTCCTTGggctcttctttcttctcttcaacGGGAGCAATTATGGCggcaccaccacctgcaagTGATTTCTTCCACTAACATCTTAGCTCTTCCCCCTTCCTGATTTAGGGTTTCACGAAAGGGATTTCGGTGTTTGGGtataagggtataatggtcttttaatattaatttgttttttcattaaagTGTAATATTGTCTTTTCAGGTTTAAAACTAACAGCATACTAACACcgtcatagccaggggagggggtgtaattcgttcaaacccttggatccacgtgtaatttcgacaaactacGTGGGAGGGGGGTAGGGGGGCgtaattttccctaataatAAATGATTGTTATCATGTGTTTGATGCTTACATTAGAATCCTAGTTTCCATATCCTTATGTTTATTATGTGAAAGGAAATTAAATTGTTACATGAGTGTTGGTGTGGCTACAGATTAGGTTAAaggaaaggaaacaaagaaagaggATCGATAGTTTTTAAATTGTTATCGGTTCATATCCAATGTAGTTGGTGATATGACCTTCTTCAACGGAGGCCCAATGATGCCCTAGTAAAGGAGGAGTGATTGATTCTGATATAAGGATCTAAAAGAACTAGGAGCAATCCTAACATATGAGAAGTAGTGAAGAATGATATGCATAGTCTAAATCTTGTTCCAAGTATGAACTCAGATAGAGCCAATTGGGGGGCAATGATCCATGTCACTGACCCTATCTAGCtgagattttcttggcttaCTAGGGTTaggcttctttccttttacttctctctctctctctctctctctctctctctctctctcttgcatgGATCTATATCATCTACCCCATTAAATTAGGATAGGGTTGAGTTAGTCGTTATTGTAGTTATTTCCGATGCACTCGATTTTCATAAATGGTTTCTATTTGGTTAGCATCAGCGATTTATTAGTTTTGAATCAAGTCGAAAGGGAAAGAGAACCTATGAAATCAAATTCACACCATTTCTTTGTGGTCTGATGTGCGATCATAAATAGTCATATTTGATTTCAACTCCA is a window from the Macadamia integrifolia cultivar HAES 741 chromosome 5, SCU_Mint_v3, whole genome shotgun sequence genome containing:
- the LOC122079051 gene encoding stearoyl-[acyl-carrier-protein] 9-desaturase 6, chloroplastic-like translates to MQGSHVLSSHPMHLSSGRKCRKLTTGNSKLRRQLVSAVAAPPAPRQTTAIVPPEKVELFKSLNGWAGENILPLLKPVEKSWQPHDFLPDSSLPSEEFVEQVLTLRDRTAELPDDYLVVLVGDLITEEAVPTYMSLLNRMEGVKDETGTSPDPWSIWIRHWTAEENRHGDLLNKYLYLSGRVNMPMIERTIQNLIGSGMTLATQITPYSGLVYTSFQERATFITHGKTANLANRSGDPVLARICGTIAADEKRHENAYQKMVEKLLEVDPTETMITIADVLGHNITMPASLMYDGENSNLFNHFSIVTQKLGVYTIADYADILEFLVGRWKLEKIGGLDGKAQEAQDFVCGLPRKIRRLQERAEERAQKLKPQTMRLSWIFNREITV